Proteins encoded by one window of Emticicia oligotrophica DSM 17448:
- a CDS encoding tetratricopeptide repeat protein → MNKILKSLAVAAVAVLASFQTMAQTVQDGLKNLDAERYNAAETIFKQLVSSAPTAENYYYLGYYYLNLQDGANDLEKAKDAFTKGAALDAKRPDPLNRVGLATVKLLSGDRAGAKADFDLIKKDTKNKNADVMFRIGEAYALSDKVNDPAEAVTNIQAGLDLQKVKNNPDYYIAMAKAYLIKNDGGAAMTALENAANMGQKLAKIKTLMGRVWYQGKQYQKAQGFFNEAIAADPEYAPAYYYLSNLFTTFGNFGQAAKNAKLALEKSEATPAEKLRYIKLATASKDYEGALSILNQIFDTEKDPIKFRLKGYIQVEKGECADGVKNIGEFLNQAAKERHLASDWGMLGRGYACIKDDANKKLNDSLAVFNMETAIEKGDSTYDYRGAIVNIYKAQRNWSRVAESYEKQIAVSKKGGTATDYYNLADAYMRGRNFSKADTIYSKAIELYKDTWLFPYMQKARAKQYALGTTVDSTFSAAPYYEKYVNLSTDVNKADPKNAKYFSEAYGYLGYKALLVEKNPAKATEFMNLALKFDPTNTKAQQVLQSINAGTTPAAGTTPSPNNNSPSGGAQPKN, encoded by the coding sequence GGCAGTAGCAGCAGTAGCTGTGCTGGCGTCGTTCCAAACAATGGCACAAACTGTGCAGGACGGACTGAAAAACTTGGATGCTGAGCGATATAATGCTGCTGAAACTATTTTCAAGCAATTGGTATCATCGGCTCCAACGGCAGAAAACTATTATTATCTCGGCTATTATTATCTTAATCTTCAAGATGGAGCCAATGATTTGGAAAAAGCTAAAGATGCATTTACAAAAGGTGCAGCACTTGATGCGAAGCGTCCAGATCCTTTGAATCGTGTTGGCTTGGCAACTGTAAAGTTATTATCGGGCGATAGAGCTGGTGCAAAGGCTGATTTTGATTTGATTAAAAAAGATACAAAAAATAAGAACGCAGATGTAATGTTTAGAATTGGTGAGGCGTATGCTTTATCAGACAAAGTAAATGACCCTGCCGAAGCAGTAACAAACATTCAAGCAGGATTAGATTTGCAAAAAGTTAAGAATAATCCTGACTATTATATTGCAATGGCAAAAGCTTATCTCATCAAAAATGATGGTGGTGCTGCTATGACTGCATTAGAAAATGCTGCAAATATGGGTCAGAAATTAGCAAAGATTAAAACATTAATGGGTCGTGTTTGGTATCAAGGAAAACAATATCAAAAAGCTCAAGGTTTCTTTAATGAGGCAATAGCTGCAGACCCTGAATACGCACCTGCTTACTATTACTTAAGTAATTTATTTACTACATTTGGTAACTTTGGACAAGCGGCAAAAAATGCAAAACTTGCTTTAGAAAAAAGTGAAGCTACGCCAGCTGAAAAGTTACGTTACATTAAGTTAGCGACTGCAAGTAAAGATTATGAAGGTGCTTTATCAATTTTGAATCAAATCTTTGATACAGAAAAAGACCCAATCAAATTCCGCTTGAAAGGTTATATTCAAGTTGAAAAAGGAGAATGTGCAGATGGTGTAAAAAATATTGGCGAATTCTTGAATCAAGCAGCGAAAGAACGTCATTTAGCTTCTGACTGGGGTATGTTAGGTCGTGGGTATGCATGTATTAAAGATGACGCAAACAAGAAGTTGAATGATTCATTAGCAGTTTTCAATATGGAAACTGCAATCGAAAAAGGTGACTCGACTTATGATTATAGAGGTGCAATTGTGAATATATACAAAGCACAAAGAAATTGGTCAAGAGTTGCTGAAAGCTATGAAAAACAAATTGCAGTATCTAAAAAGGGTGGTACAGCTACAGATTACTACAATTTAGCTGATGCTTACATGCGTGGAAGAAATTTCTCAAAAGCTGATACTATATATTCAAAAGCAATTGAGTTATATAAAGACACATGGTTGTTCCCATATATGCAAAAAGCTCGTGCAAAACAATATGCATTAGGTACAACAGTTGATAGTACATTCTCTGCTGCTCCATATTATGAAAAATATGTGAATTTATCGACTGATGTTAATAAAGCAGACCCTAAAAATGCTAAATATTTCTCAGAGGCTTATGGATATTTGGGTTACAAAGCATTGTTAGTTGAAAAAAATCCAGCTAAAGCTACTGAATTTATGAATTTGGCTCTGAAGTTTGACCCAACAAATACTAAAGCACAGCAAGTGTTGCAAAGTATTAATGCTGGTACAACTCCTGCTGCAGGTACAACACCATCACCAAATAATAATTCACCTAGCGGGGGAGCTCAACCAAAAAATTAA
- a CDS encoding adenylate kinase yields MFNLVIFGPPGAGKGTQSAKIIDKYRLAHISTGDMFRMHISQNTALGQKVKQILADGLLVPDSITIEMLEEEVQNNPDATGFIFDGFPRTVPQAEALDKFLEGKSEKIDLVLQLDVTEEEIKNRIAERKKVSGRADDDEDKLIKRIDEYFSKTIHVLPYYQNQGKVVKVNGIGEIESIFNAICSAIDEAKK; encoded by the coding sequence ATGTTTAATTTAGTTATTTTCGGGCCTCCGGGTGCAGGTAAGGGTACACAATCAGCTAAGATTATTGATAAATACCGATTAGCTCACATTTCAACTGGTGATATGTTCAGAATGCATATTAGCCAAAATACAGCTTTGGGGCAAAAAGTAAAACAAATTTTAGCAGATGGCTTACTTGTTCCAGATTCAATAACAATTGAAATGTTGGAAGAGGAAGTACAAAATAACCCAGATGCAACAGGTTTTATTTTTGATGGTTTTCCAAGAACTGTCCCTCAGGCTGAGGCATTGGATAAATTTTTGGAAGGAAAATCAGAAAAAATCGACCTCGTTTTGCAATTAGATGTGACTGAGGAAGAAATTAAAAATAGAATTGCTGAAAGAAAAAAAGTTAGTGGTCGTGCAGATGATGATGAAGATAAACTTATAAAAAGAATTGATGAGTATTTCTCAAAAACTATTCATGTATTGCCTTACTACCAAAATCAAGGTAAGGTAGTAAAGGTAAATGGAATTGGAGAAATTGAGTCAATTTTTAATGCTATTTGTTCAGCAATTGACGAAGCAAAAAAATAA
- the obgE gene encoding GTPase ObgE — protein sequence MTSNFIDYVKINCVSGNGGAGSRHFRREKHVPNGGPDGGDGGRGGHIILRGNAQYWTLLHLKFQKHIKAQHGVAGEGGRRSGRQGEDKIIEVPLGTIAKDSETGEIIGEVTSDGQEIILLPGGRGGLGNWHFRNSVNQAPEYHQSGDAGQEAWIILELKVLADVGLVGFPNAGKSTLLSVVSAAKPEIADYAFTTLTPNLGVVAYRNFKSFVMADIPGIIEGASEGKGLGLRFLRHIERNSILLFVVSAAAENPMKEYKTLLKELKKYNPELLDKKRLLGISKIDLIDEKQLKKIKSKVPEDLPFVCFSAVSNQGIDELKDLIWMNLEK from the coding sequence ATGACGAGTAACTTTATTGATTACGTAAAAATAAATTGTGTTTCTGGAAATGGAGGAGCTGGTTCAAGGCATTTCAGAAGGGAAAAGCACGTTCCTAATGGAGGCCCTGACGGCGGTGATGGTGGAAGAGGTGGACACATTATCTTGCGTGGTAATGCTCAATATTGGACACTCTTACACTTAAAATTTCAAAAACACATCAAAGCCCAGCACGGTGTAGCAGGTGAGGGGGGACGTCGTTCGGGCAGACAAGGAGAAGATAAAATAATTGAAGTTCCACTTGGTACAATCGCTAAAGACTCTGAAACAGGAGAGATAATAGGAGAAGTAACGAGTGATGGACAAGAAATAATCTTATTACCCGGTGGAAGAGGTGGTTTGGGTAACTGGCATTTTAGAAATTCGGTTAATCAAGCCCCCGAATACCATCAATCTGGTGATGCAGGACAAGAAGCTTGGATAATTTTAGAGCTAAAAGTTCTAGCTGATGTTGGCCTTGTAGGATTTCCAAATGCAGGTAAATCGACTTTACTTTCAGTAGTTTCTGCAGCCAAACCAGAGATAGCCGACTATGCTTTTACAACTCTTACTCCTAATCTTGGTGTAGTAGCTTATCGTAATTTCAAGTCATTTGTAATGGCTGATATTCCGGGAATTATTGAAGGTGCTTCTGAAGGTAAAGGATTAGGTCTACGCTTCCTAAGACACATTGAACGAAACTCAATTTTGCTTTTTGTTGTTTCAGCCGCTGCTGAAAATCCAATGAAAGAGTACAAAACTCTTCTCAAAGAATTAAAAAAATACAATCCAGAGCTATTAGATAAAAAGAGATTACTAGGTATTTCAAAAATTGATTTGATTGACGAAAAACAATTAAAGAAAATTAAAAGTAAAGTACCTGAAGATTTACCATTTGTTTGCTTCTCAGCAGTTTCTAATCAAGGAATTGATGAGTTAAAGGACTTAATTTGGATGAATTTAGAGAAATAA
- a CDS encoding T9SS type A sorting domain-containing protein — protein MNYLKIGLVMLMNLILLDSFSQIQITFPVTRIVFQRNNQNQASINIAGSYFQQLDKIEVRAVPVTSGQGTETSWNVAQNFNNNGIFNTTITLSGGWYNIEARGILNGNIVASTKLEKVGIGEVFIVAGQSNAQGDPAYSGAQIGATDDRVSTINYYDPILNEDNLPFQFSQLGNNTKMAPYNYVPWFWARLGDKLVQKLNVPVLFYGAALGGLSCEVWRRSADGEDLRNELPIFVKVAGMPYRGLKAALQHYVTRTGVRGVLWQQGESDDKSNAEYYYNNLKTIIEKSRSDARKNDLAWVVARSSRNPFVWPAVIEGQNLTIQRISNVFTGPSTDEIVGTNFRADGIHFFNDGLAVAADYWNSFLDRNFFANSQPLMARSLPVVNIACNSDATINKFTISTGGYPFYKWSNGITTNVISATSGTYSFKAIDDVGNTVFSQPFTLSPNNDVTQPSITANGNTTFCDGQGVLLTSNLATGNVWSNGERGQSIIARKAESYSVVNYSLNGCKSKVSNSISISTIPSPINVINTTKSIPICPDETLELYTNNNDGVSYLWNTNETSKRITVSKEGTYNLKIKGQNGCESQSFIDVVYRPRPTTNILADGETSFCLGKSVNIFSENNFATYLWNTGATTKSINVRTDGVYTLRVKDSFGCTSDVISKKITVNSLPQIKIVVEGLDSFCEGNVVKLSPIVQSAIGYKWSTGESTREIYTSKEGLYTLAIKDENGCESSPDSLNLKYIPSPTATITTSNQSNTICNGMILVLSSSDAAAYYWSNGSNSKDIKVDRAGVYTLTIRDEKNCFSKPNSITVDVKENPPSPTLNVDGAFQLSAILPTTSMSNILFNWKKDNEELSAITPILKANTSGNYSVRTIVKYPLPDNKNLTCFSTYSNNINVFVPYLDKGLRVYPNPNPNGIITLETIDDNPNAIISVFNIIGEKVYTSYLSDLKEKRTLDLRQLEKGEYILRLHSGNYEASSRIIIK, from the coding sequence ATGAATTATTTAAAGATTGGGTTAGTCATGTTAATGAATTTGATTCTTTTAGATTCTTTTTCGCAAATACAGATAACCTTTCCAGTTACAAGAATTGTTTTTCAAAGAAACAATCAGAACCAAGCAAGTATAAACATTGCAGGTAGTTATTTCCAACAACTAGATAAAATTGAAGTGAGAGCCGTACCTGTAACAAGTGGTCAAGGTACCGAAACTTCTTGGAATGTTGCACAAAATTTTAATAATAACGGAATTTTTAATACCACAATAACATTAAGTGGTGGTTGGTATAACATTGAGGCTAGAGGTATTTTAAATGGTAATATTGTAGCTTCTACTAAGTTAGAAAAAGTTGGTATCGGAGAAGTATTTATCGTAGCAGGTCAATCAAATGCCCAAGGAGACCCTGCCTATTCGGGTGCTCAAATTGGAGCTACTGACGATAGAGTCTCAACGATAAACTATTATGACCCCATTCTGAATGAAGATAACCTTCCGTTTCAGTTCTCACAACTAGGCAATAATACCAAAATGGCACCATATAATTATGTGCCATGGTTTTGGGCAAGGCTTGGTGATAAGTTAGTTCAAAAGCTAAATGTGCCTGTGCTTTTCTATGGAGCTGCCTTAGGTGGTTTAAGTTGTGAAGTTTGGCGACGTTCCGCTGATGGTGAAGATTTGAGAAATGAGTTGCCAATATTTGTGAAAGTTGCAGGCATGCCTTACAGAGGTTTAAAGGCTGCTTTACAACATTACGTTACACGCACAGGAGTAAGAGGAGTTTTGTGGCAACAGGGAGAAAGTGATGATAAGTCGAATGCTGAGTATTATTACAATAATCTAAAAACGATTATTGAAAAAAGTAGGTCAGATGCAAGAAAGAATGATTTAGCATGGGTAGTTGCACGTTCATCAAGAAATCCTTTTGTTTGGCCTGCGGTAATCGAAGGCCAAAACCTAACAATCCAAAGAATTTCAAATGTCTTCACTGGTCCAAGTACTGATGAAATTGTTGGTACGAATTTTAGAGCAGATGGTATACATTTTTTTAATGATGGCTTAGCCGTTGCTGCCGACTATTGGAATAGTTTTTTGGATAGGAATTTCTTTGCTAATTCACAACCACTGATGGCTCGCAGTTTACCAGTTGTAAATATTGCTTGTAATTCAGACGCAACAATTAATAAATTTACAATCAGTACTGGTGGTTACCCATTTTATAAATGGAGTAATGGGATTACTACAAATGTTATTTCAGCCACAAGTGGAACCTATTCATTTAAAGCCATTGATGATGTCGGAAATACAGTTTTTTCACAGCCATTTACACTTTCACCCAATAATGATGTAACACAACCCTCCATTACAGCTAATGGAAATACTACTTTTTGTGATGGACAAGGAGTGTTATTGACTTCAAATTTAGCTACTGGAAATGTTTGGAGTAATGGCGAAAGAGGGCAATCAATCATTGCTCGCAAGGCCGAAAGTTATTCGGTGGTAAATTATTCACTAAATGGCTGCAAATCTAAAGTGTCAAATTCGATTAGTATTAGTACAATTCCTTCACCAATAAATGTTATTAATACTACAAAATCTATCCCTATTTGCCCAGACGAAACCCTTGAACTTTATACCAATAATAACGATGGGGTTTCGTATTTGTGGAATACAAACGAAACGTCTAAGCGTATAACTGTTAGTAAAGAGGGTACATATAATTTAAAAATAAAGGGACAAAATGGATGTGAATCACAATCTTTTATTGATGTGGTTTATAGACCAAGACCTACAACAAATATTTTGGCTGATGGGGAAACAAGCTTCTGTTTAGGTAAAAGTGTTAATATATTTTCTGAAAATAATTTTGCTACCTATTTGTGGAATACTGGTGCTACAACAAAATCCATCAATGTAAGAACTGACGGTGTTTATACTTTAAGAGTGAAAGATAGTTTTGGTTGTACTTCTGATGTCATTTCAAAAAAAATAACCGTAAATTCATTACCACAAATAAAAATTGTTGTGGAAGGATTAGATAGTTTTTGTGAAGGAAATGTGGTTAAACTTTCACCAATCGTTCAATCAGCAATTGGCTATAAATGGAGCACAGGGGAATCAACAAGAGAAATATATACTTCAAAAGAAGGCTTATATACACTTGCTATAAAAGATGAAAATGGATGCGAATCATCTCCAGATTCACTGAATTTAAAATATATACCTTCTCCCACTGCAACCATCACAACCTCTAATCAATCTAATACGATTTGTAATGGAATGATATTAGTTTTGAGTAGTAGCGATGCCGCTGCTTATTATTGGAGTAATGGCTCAAATAGTAAAGATATAAAAGTAGATAGGGCGGGCGTTTATACATTGACTATCAGAGACGAAAAAAACTGTTTTTCGAAACCGAACTCAATCACAGTAGATGTCAAGGAGAACCCACCATCACCAACTCTTAATGTAGATGGGGCATTTCAGTTATCAGCAATATTGCCAACTACATCAATGTCTAACATTCTTTTTAATTGGAAAAAAGATAATGAAGAGCTTTCAGCGATAACCCCAATTTTAAAAGCGAATACCTCAGGAAATTACTCGGTAAGAACGATTGTTAAATATCCATTGCCCGATAATAAAAATCTAACATGTTTTTCAACTTATTCAAATAACATTAATGTTTTCGTACCATATCTTGATAAAGGCTTGAGAGTATATCCAAATCCAAATCCAAATGGGATAATTACTTTGGAAACTATTGATGATAATCCAAATGCAATAATTAGCGTATTTAATATAATTGGAGAGAAAGTTTATACAAGTTATTTGTCGGATTTGAAAGAAAAACGAACCCTTGATTTAAGACAATTGGAGAAAGGAGAATACATTCTTCGACTACACAGTGGGAATTATGAAGCATCTTCTCGAATAATTATCAAATAA
- a CDS encoding NADH-quinone oxidoreductase subunit A codes for MKEFLPSDFLPIIVQLLAAIGFIVVTMFVTHAIGPKRSSSQKDAPFECGIDSVGDARAPISIKYFLTAILFVLFDVEVIFMYPWAVNFKKLGWFGFGEMVVFLALLMAGFYYIIRKGVLNWERD; via the coding sequence ATGAAAGAATTTTTGCCATCAGATTTTCTCCCAATTATAGTACAGCTTTTAGCTGCTATAGGTTTCATCGTAGTAACAATGTTTGTTACTCATGCTATAGGTCCAAAACGAAGTAGCTCACAAAAAGATGCTCCATTTGAATGTGGAATTGACTCGGTAGGTGATGCTCGTGCTCCTATATCAATCAAATATTTCTTAACGGCCATTTTATTCGTACTTTTTGATGTTGAGGTTATTTTTATGTACCCTTGGGCGGTTAACTTCAAGAAATTAGGTTGGTTTGGCTTTGGAGAAATGGTTGTGTTCCTAGCATTGTTAATGGCTGGTTTCTACTATATCATACGTAAAGGCGTATTGAACTGGGAAAGAGACTAA
- a CDS encoding NADH-quinone oxidoreductase subunit B, which translates to MSNQIKTIEAPEGFEGSGFFATSFEKVIGIARSKSLWPLPFATSCCGIEFMATMGAHYDISRFGSERPSFSPRQADLLMVMGTIAKKMAPIVKQVYLQMAEPRWVIAVGACASSGGVFDTYSVLQGIDRVIPVDVYVPGCPPRPEQILDGLMQIQELAINESLRRRNTDEYQALLQSYNIQ; encoded by the coding sequence ATGAGTAATCAAATAAAAACTATAGAAGCTCCTGAAGGATTTGAAGGGTCAGGCTTTTTTGCAACTTCATTCGAAAAAGTAATTGGTATTGCACGTAGTAAATCTTTATGGCCATTACCATTTGCCACTTCTTGTTGTGGTATTGAGTTTATGGCTACGATGGGAGCTCACTACGATATTTCACGATTTGGTTCTGAACGTCCAAGTTTCTCTCCTCGTCAAGCAGATTTGCTAATGGTTATGGGAACAATAGCTAAGAAAATGGCTCCAATTGTAAAGCAAGTATATTTGCAAATGGCCGAACCACGTTGGGTGATTGCTGTTGGTGCTTGTGCTTCAAGTGGTGGTGTGTTCGACACTTACTCTGTTTTACAAGGTATTGACCGCGTTATTCCAGTTGATGTGTATGTGCCTGGTTGCCCGCCTCGTCCTGAACAAATTTTGGATGGTTTGATGCAAATTCAAGAATTGGCTATTAATGAGTCACTTCGCAGAAGAAATACTGATGAATATCAAGCTTTATTGCAATCATACAATATTCAATAA
- a CDS encoding NADH-quinone oxidoreductase subunit C translates to MTNQQIAEDIVAKYGENVHSFEEPWGLLTFTTNRQNIISLLEYLKQHETFRFTFLTDLTGIHLPDNQGAEFGVIYHLHSLENNVRIRIKVFLSQEDIHIPTATTIWPSANWMERETYDFFGIIFDGHPKLIRILNIEEMDYFPMRKEYPLEDATRQDKIDALFGR, encoded by the coding sequence ATGACAAATCAACAAATAGCTGAAGATATAGTAGCCAAATATGGCGAGAACGTGCATTCTTTTGAGGAACCTTGGGGATTGCTTACGTTCACCACTAATCGTCAGAATATCATATCGCTTCTTGAATATCTAAAACAACACGAAACGTTTCGTTTTACTTTCTTAACCGATTTGACGGGTATTCATCTTCCTGATAATCAAGGAGCTGAGTTTGGAGTGATTTATCACCTGCATAGTTTAGAAAATAACGTTAGAATTCGTATAAAGGTATTCTTATCGCAAGAAGACATTCACATTCCAACTGCTACCACTATATGGCCTTCAGCAAACTGGATGGAAAGAGAAACTTACGATTTCTTTGGAATCATTTTCGATGGTCACCCTAAATTAATCAGAATCTTGAACATTGAAGAGATGGATTATTTCCCAATGCGTAAAGAATATCCACTCGAAGATGCTACTCGTCAAGATAAGATTGATGCCTTGTTTGGAAGATAA
- a CDS encoding NADH-quinone oxidoreductase subunit D has protein sequence MEDLLIPKNTSDALALNRPIVEDNELTTLNLGPTHPATHGIFQNILKMDGEKIVSGEQTIGYIHRAFEKIAERRPFYQITTLTDRMNYCSSPINNMGWHMTVEKLLGVTVPKRAQYIRVIMMELARIADHIICNSILGVDTGAYSGFLYVFQEREKIYEIYEEVCGARLTTNMGRIGGMERDLSPTAIAKIKDLVNNSLPKVLAEFEKLFNRNRIFIDRVVNVGPITGERALEYGFTGPNLRAAGIDYDVRVMEPYSSYEDFEFDIPVGHNGDTYDRFMVRNQEMWESMKIIRQALDNLPEGPYYANANHYYLPPKHDVYKNMEALIYHFKIVMGEIDAPAGEVYHAVEGGNGELGFYLVSDGGRAPYRLHFRRPSFIYYQAYPEMCKGVSISDAIAIMSSLNVIAGELDA, from the coding sequence ATGGAAGACTTACTAATACCAAAAAATACATCAGATGCATTGGCACTTAATCGTCCAATCGTTGAAGATAACGAACTTACTACCTTAAACCTTGGTCCAACTCACCCAGCCACTCACGGTATTTTCCAAAATATCTTGAAAATGGACGGTGAGAAAATTGTTTCTGGTGAGCAAACAATCGGTTATATTCACCGTGCTTTTGAAAAAATTGCCGAAAGACGCCCTTTCTATCAAATTACGACACTCACAGACCGCATGAACTACTGTTCATCTCCCATCAACAATATGGGTTGGCACATGACAGTAGAAAAATTACTTGGGGTTACTGTTCCTAAAAGAGCTCAGTACATCCGTGTTATCATGATGGAGCTTGCTCGTATTGCTGACCATATTATTTGTAACTCAATCTTAGGCGTAGATACTGGTGCTTATTCAGGTTTCTTGTATGTTTTTCAAGAGCGTGAAAAAATCTATGAAATTTACGAAGAAGTCTGTGGAGCACGTTTAACTACCAACATGGGTAGAATTGGTGGCATGGAAAGAGACCTTTCACCAACTGCAATTGCTAAAATTAAAGACTTAGTTAATAATAGTTTACCGAAGGTTTTAGCCGAATTTGAAAAACTTTTCAATAGAAATAGAATATTTATTGATAGAGTTGTGAATGTAGGTCCAATTACTGGTGAACGAGCATTGGAATACGGTTTTACTGGACCAAATCTTCGTGCAGCAGGTATTGACTATGATGTTCGTGTAATGGAGCCATACTCTTCGTATGAAGATTTTGAATTTGATATTCCAGTAGGACACAATGGAGATACATACGACCGTTTCATGGTTCGTAACCAAGAAATGTGGGAAAGTATGAAAATCATCCGTCAAGCACTTGATAATCTTCCAGAAGGGCCATATTACGCGAATGCAAACCATTATTACCTTCCTCCAAAGCATGATGTTTACAAAAACATGGAAGCCTTGATTTATCATTTCAAGATTGTAATGGGAGAAATCGATGCACCAGCTGGTGAAGTTTATCACGCTGTTGAAGGGGGTAATGGAGAACTTGGATTTTATTTGGTGAGTGATGGTGGACGTGCTCCTTACCGTTTACACTTCCGTCGTCCGAGCTTTATTTATTATCAAGCATACCCAGAGATGTGCAAAGGTGTATCAATTTCTGATGCCATCGCAATTATGAGTAGCTTAAACGTAATTGCCGGTGAGTTAGATGCTTAA
- the nuoE gene encoding NADH-quinone oxidoreductase subunit NuoE, which translates to MTENKNIVFTPERLAKVQEIIARYPEGRQKSALLPIMHLAQEQFAWMSTEVMDYVASLLNIKPVEVYEVATFYTMFHLEPVGKHVIEYCRTGPCVLMGGEEVFDHLQKKLGIKKGETTSDGLFTLKEVECLAACGWGPCFQIREKYYMHLNNQKVDEIIEELSK; encoded by the coding sequence ATGACTGAGAATAAAAATATAGTTTTTACACCCGAAAGATTGGCGAAAGTCCAAGAAATTATTGCTCGTTATCCAGAAGGACGTCAGAAGTCAGCTCTATTACCAATCATGCACTTAGCTCAAGAGCAATTTGCATGGATGAGTACTGAAGTAATGGATTATGTAGCAAGTTTATTAAACATCAAGCCTGTTGAGGTTTATGAAGTGGCAACATTTTATACAATGTTTCACTTAGAGCCGGTAGGTAAGCACGTAATTGAGTATTGCCGTACGGGCCCATGTGTATTGATGGGTGGTGAAGAAGTTTTCGACCATTTACAAAAGAAATTAGGCATTAAGAAAGGAGAAACTACTTCTGATGGTCTATTTACTTTGAAAGAAGTTGAATGTTTGGCTGCTTGTGGTTGGGGACCTTGTTTCCAAATTCGTGAAAAATATTATATGCACTTGAACAACCAGAAAGTTGACGAAATTATTGAAGAACTTTCTAAGTAA
- the nuoF gene encoding NADH-quinone oxidoreductase subunit NuoF has translation MSLKILTEHCNTTGIETFEVYRKKGGYTAVEKALKKMTPDEVVEEVKKSGVRGRGGAGFPMGMKWSFLAKPEGVPRYLVCNADESEPGTFKDHYLMKTIPHLLVEGMIISSYALGANKSFIYVRGELMYVVRILEKAIEEAKAAGFLGKNILGSGYDLELVVQPGGGAYICGEETALLESLEGKRGNPRNKPPFPAVKGLYQSPTVVNNVESISTVSWIINNGGEAYAAVGVGKSTGTKLISASGHINKPGVYEIELGLSCDEFLNSDEYCGGVRTGHRLKAVVAGGSSVPIVPGTLFLKNANGEDRLMSYESLSDGGFATGTMLGSGGFIVFDETACIVRNTWNFSRFYEHESCGQCSPCREGTGWMQKVLNRIEHGKGSMSDIDLLVDVSKKIEGNTICPLGDAASWPVASAIRHFRDEFEWHIKHPNEAIKPGAVYPGAVLV, from the coding sequence ATGTCACTAAAAATATTAACCGAACATTGTAATACAACAGGAATCGAAACTTTCGAAGTTTACCGTAAAAAAGGCGGTTACACTGCTGTGGAAAAAGCTTTGAAGAAAATGACTCCTGATGAGGTTGTTGAAGAAGTTAAAAAGTCAGGCGTTCGTGGTCGCGGAGGTGCAGGTTTCCCCATGGGAATGAAGTGGTCTTTTTTAGCAAAACCTGAAGGTGTTCCACGTTATTTGGTATGTAATGCCGATGAGTCTGAACCTGGTACTTTCAAAGACCATTATTTGATGAAAACTATCCCTCATTTATTAGTTGAGGGGATGATTATATCAAGCTATGCTCTAGGTGCAAATAAATCTTTCATTTATGTGAGAGGTGAATTGATGTACGTTGTGCGTATTCTTGAAAAAGCCATTGAAGAGGCTAAAGCTGCTGGTTTCTTAGGTAAAAATATCCTTGGAAGTGGCTACGATTTAGAATTAGTAGTTCAACCAGGCGGTGGTGCTTATATTTGCGGAGAAGAAACAGCCCTTTTAGAATCATTGGAAGGTAAACGTGGTAATCCACGTAACAAGCCACCTTTCCCTGCGGTAAAAGGTCTTTATCAATCGCCAACGGTGGTAAATAATGTTGAATCAATTTCAACTGTTTCTTGGATTATCAACAATGGTGGTGAGGCTTATGCTGCAGTAGGTGTTGGTAAAAGTACAGGTACAAAATTGATTTCAGCTTCAGGACATATCAATAAACCTGGGGTATACGAAATTGAGTTAGGTTTATCTTGTGATGAATTCTTGAACTCTGATGAGTATTGTGGAGGCGTTCGCACAGGACATCGCCTAAAGGCAGTTGTTGCTGGAGGTTCTTCAGTTCCAATTGTACCGGGTACATTATTCTTAAAAAATGCCAACGGCGAAGATAGATTGATGTCTTATGAGTCGCTATCAGACGGAGGATTTGCAACAGGAACGATGTTAGGTTCGGGCGGTTTTATCGTTTTTGATGAAACGGCTTGTATCGTACGTAATACTTGGAATTTCTCACGTTTTTACGAGCATGAATCTTGCGGACAATGTTCTCCTTGCCGTGAAGGAACTGGTTGGATGCAAAAGGTATTAAATCGAATTGAGCATGGTAAAGGTTCAATGAGTGACATAGATTTATTGGTTGATGTTTCTAAGAAAATTGAAGGAAATACAATTTGTCCACTAGGCGATGCGGCTTCTTGGCCAGTAGCAAGTGCAATTCGTCATTTCCGTGATGAATTTGAATGGCACATCAAGCATCCAAATGAAGCTATCAAACCTGGTGCTGTTTACCCAGGAGCTGTGTTAGTTTAA